TGCCTCTTAGACGGAGCACGCCGACATCGGCGAAGGGGCCGGGCCCGGGGCCGAGCCGTCGGTACGTCGTGTTCGGGCTGGACGGCTGCGAGTACGGCATCGATGCCCGCCAGGTTCGCCACTCGCTGCTCGCCCGCGAGGTCCCGGGCGCGCACGTCTCGTTCCTCGCCCGGGCCTATCCGCTGGTCGACCTCCGCCGGCTCCTCGGGCTTCCATCCTCGACCGAGGCCGGGGGCCTCGTGGTGGTCGTGGAGGGAGCCGCCGCCGGCGCCGGCCTCGTGGTCGACGGCCCGGTCGGCCTGCTCCTCGTCGATCCGGAGGCGATCTTTCCTCTGCCCCCTCTCTTCCGGGGCGTGGAGCGTCAATGGCTCGAGGGAGTCGCCCGCCTCGACCGTCGCCTCGTCGTCCTCATCCGGGTGGAGGGGATACTGAGTGCCCGGTATCCATCCGGGCATTCCTCGTCGCCGATGGCGGCGCCGGCCGCGAGCTGAGGCGGATCGTGCTCCG
The sequence above is a segment of the Candidatus Methylomirabilota bacterium genome. Coding sequences within it:
- a CDS encoding chemotaxis protein CheW, with product MFGLDGCEYGIDARQVRHSLLAREVPGAHVSFLARAYPLVDLRRLLGLPSSTEAGGLVVVVEGAAAGAGLVVDGPVGLLLVDPEAIFPLPPLFRGVERQWLEGVARLDRRLVVLIRVEGILSARYPSGHSSSPMAAPAAS